A genomic region of Pseudochaenichthys georgianus chromosome 12, fPseGeo1.2, whole genome shotgun sequence contains the following coding sequences:
- the shc3 gene encoding SHC-transforming protein 3, translated as MLHRTKYNRFRNESVTSVDELLHGLSMNPKVSATPQSAAETSYTPPTEVQASSTSTTASSTSTGHGSDHLEDGGTTLCTLINKVSSLKFSNSGSLLGIKGLPSAVKDLAVSKLQGGGGSSGLSPSAAASGVGSASHSSPVNMSKKSRLDEHQPAGEDWNTGGGGGLLSKPPRGWLHSSEKISGPGVTYIVKYLGCLEVLRSMRSLDFTTRSQITREAISLVCEAVPGTKGALRKRKPPSKALSSILGKSNLQFAGMSINLNISTSSLNLMTPDCKQIIANHHMQSISFASGGDPDTTDFVAYVAKDPVNRRACHILECSDGLAQDVISTIGQAFDLRFQQYLQCPSSKMSSTHDRVLNMEELPWTEEEEESSEHPYYNNIPGKMPPPGGFIDTRLTNQNAASEGGQMGPASVDQTYYQGRHCGEHWGDGRKPIIIQQGSFDINSLPESKGQASKTAEMPAYVNTQQIDAQVLAALQAEAENVTKGMAAAAKESPQKDLFDMKPFGDAIQSQSNPGSQGPAQPQVSNLHKAASVDNLSPLLVRSVAFRAQEELEGKTWYHGKMSRRDAEKLLKEDGDFLVRKSTTNPGSYVLTGMHNGLSKHLLLVDPEGTVRTKDHIFDSISHLICHHRDNNLPIVSAGSELCLLLPVGRKQ; from the exons ATGCTTCACCGTACCAAATACAACCGCTTCAGGAATGAGTCAGTAACATCCGTCGATGAGCTTCTCCACGGCCTGTCCATGAACCCCAAGGTCTCGGCCACCCCCCAGTCTGCAGCCGAGACATCTTACACGCCCCCGACGGAGGTCCAGgcctcctccacctccaccactgCTTCCAGCACCTCCACCGGCCACGGCTCCGACCACCTGGAAGATGGAGGCACCACCCTCTGCACCCTCATCAACAAGGTGTCCAGCCTGAAATTCAGCAACTCAGGCAGCCTGCTGGGCATCAAAGGTCTGccctcggctgtcaaggacctGGCTGTGTCTAAGCTGCAGGGGGGTGGGGGATCCAGTGGTTTGAGCCCCAGCGCGGCAGCCTCTGGTGTGGGCTCGGCCTCCCATTCATCCCCCGTCAACATGAGCAAGAAGAGCAGGCTGGACGAGCACCAGCCCGCCGGAGAGGACTGGAACACAGGTGGGGGTGGCGGACTGTTGAGCAAACCCCCCCGAGGGTGGCTACACTCGAGCGAGAAGATCTCTGGCCCAGGAGTGACATATATTGTGAAG TATCTCGGCTGTTTAGAAGTCCTTCGGTCAATGAGATCTCTGGATTTCACCACAAGATCACAAATTACAAG GGAAGCCATCAGCCTGGTGTGTGAGGCTGTTCCAGGGACCAAAGGAGCTCTGCGCAAGAGAAAG CCACCGTCCAAAGCTCTGTCCAGTATCTTGGGGAAGAGCAACCTGCAGTTTGCTGGCATGTCCATCAACCTGAATATCTCCACCAGTAGCCTCAACCTGATGACCCCCGACTGCAAACAG ATCATAGCCAACCATCACATGCAGTCCATCTCTTTTGCATCAGGTGGAGACCCC GACACAACAGATTTTGTTGCCTATGTAGCAAAGGACCCTGTGAACAGAAGAG CATGTCACATCCTGGAGTGCTCTGATGGGCTGGCCCAGGACGTTATCAGCACCATCGGCCAGGCCTTTGACCTTCGCTTCCAGCAGTACCTTCAGTGTCCCTCCAGCAAAATGTCCTCTACACATGACAG GGTATTAAACATGGAGGAGTTGCCATggacagaggaagaggaggagtcaTCAGAGCATCCTTACTACAACAACATCCCCGGGAAGATGCCGCCCCCTGGAGGCTTCATCGACACCcggctgaccaatcagaatgcagCGTCAGAGGGAGGCCAG ATGGGCCCAGCTTCAGTGGATCAGACATATTACCAAGGGCGGCACTGTGGAGAACACTGGGGAGATGGAAGAAAGCCCATAATCATACAACAGG GATCCTTCGACATAAACAGTCTGCCGGAGAGTAAAGGTCAGGCCTCAAAAACAGCAGAGATGCCGGCGTATGTGAACACTCAGCAGATCGACGCCCAGGTGCTCGCTGCACTCCAGGCAGAGGCAGAAAATGTGACGAAGGGCATGGCGGCCGCAGCCAAAGAGAGCCCTCAGAAGGACCTGTTCGACATGA AGCCCTTTGGGGATGCCATCCAGTCGCAGTCCAACCCGGGGTCCCAGGGGCCGGCCCAGCCCCAGGTGTCCAACCTCCACAAGGCGGCGTCTGTAGATAACCTGAGTCCTCTGCTCGTGCGCTCCGTGGCCTTCAGGGCCCAGGAGGAGCTGGAGGGCAAGACGTGGTACCACGGCAAAATGAGCCGCCGCGACGCTGAGAAACTGCTGAAAGAAGACGGAGACTTCCTGGTTCGTAAGAGCACTACCAACCCGGGGTCCTACGTCCTGACGGGCATGCACAATGGACTTTCCAAACACCTGCTGCTGGTGGACCCTGAAGGCACG GTACGGACAAAAGACCATATATTTGACAGCATTAGCCATCTTATTTGCCATCACCGTGACAACAATCTGCCGATTGTGTCAGCTGGGAGTGAACTGTGTCTCCTGCTGCCCGTTGGGAGGAAACAGTGA